A stretch of DNA from Candidatus Abawacabacteria bacterium:
AGCTACCTTTTCCAAAAGGACCTTGATTCTTTGACCATTATGCAATCTCTCACCAGGAATTTGATGCATTCTTTCCAACAAAACAGTAGCTTTGTCTAAATCGATAAACGCATCTCCTTGTCTCTCGACACGTTGTACTTGGGCAACAAGTAATTCACCTTCACGATCTTTATACATATTGTAGATAGCTTCTCGCTCTGCTTCACGGACGCGTTGAATAATAACCTGTTTTGCTGTTTGAGCAGCAATTCTACCATATTCCTTGGGTGTAACTTCTATTTCAATAGATTCCCCCACTTTAGCCGTCTTGCGGATCTTCTTAGCATCAGCAAGCTCTTTTTCGAACTCACGATTGGCCACTTCTTTTACCACATCGAACTGTTGATAGACATTAATCAAACCGGTTTGAGGATCAAATACGACTCGGAGCTTTTGATCCTGATGCCCATAGTCCTTCCGATAAGCAGCGGCCAGTGCTGCCTCAATTGCCTCTAGCACCACCCTAGGATCAATATGTTTCTCATCACAGATTTGAGCAATTGCAGCAGCGAATTTGGATTGCATAAATAAAATTTGTTAGGTATTACGAACAAAAAGACCAGCTTAAAATGAAAGCTTAGTCTTCATAATGAACCGTTATGTCAGAGAGAAGTATATCGAAAGGCTGGGAAGAAGACAACTGCTGGTAATTCTGAATGCGGAATTCTGAATTCAGAATGGACAGTGGGACGAAAGTTGTTGAGTAGACGATGATGTATGATTTTTTTCAAAAAATCGAAAAAAGGCGACGCCTCCTACCACAATTCAGCACTCAGCATTCTGAATTCAGAATTTTATACTATCTCGCATAACTTCGGCCTTTCCAAGTTAGCCCCTTACCTGTAGCTACTCGAATCATTGAATTTACAATCACCGCCAAGCTTAAAAAAATACTAATCGGGAACATAATTACCCCCCACAATCCTTGACGCATTTGAAAGCTCAGTACCAACATAGTAAAGAGATAAACTGCACCACTAATTAAACCGGTAAGTAAAAATATTAAATTATGATTCAGCCAACCAAGGACAATAGCGACAAAAGGGAAAAAGCAAAAAATAAAGATGAACAAAATAAACAAAGTAGCATGTAAATAATTCCAGCCAAAAAAAGAAAAAGCATTTTTACTAAATCCCTCCCAAATACCTCTAACATTGTCATACATATGGACTGAATATAAAGATGTACCATCTCCATAGCCCACTTTGTGACCAAGAGATTTAGTATGTCTGCCCATAAGCACATCTTCAAGAATCTTATCTTTCACAGCCACATGACCACCAATCTGTTCGTAAAGTGATTGCTTAACTAGGATAAAAGAGCCATTAACTGCCACAACATGCGGATGAGGATTAGTGGTAATTTGAGTTAAAGGGACAAAAGAACACACATAAAAGTAAAATAACGGTAATAGTGCCCTTTCCCCAAAGGTATAATTGTCAAAGCGCGGGAAAAAGGAAAGGAATTCCAAACCATGCTCATCAGCAGTAGCCAAAGCACGACTAATAGCATCAGGCTCATAGACTGTGTCACTATCGCCAAATAAATACCAATGTCCTTTTGCCTTTTGACTCATTTGATAGCAGCCATGATTTTTACCCACCCAACCTTCAGGCAAATGCTTCCCGTGCATTACACAAATTCGAGGATCCTCTTTGGCCAAGCTATCAGCAATAGCACCAGTTTGATCGCTCGACTGATCATTGTAAATAATCGCCTCCCATTGGGGATAGTCCTGCTTCATTATGGAACGCAAACACTTTTCTATTACCTTCTCTTCATTTCGAGCAGGAATCATTACAGTAACTAGACCATGATTGGCATTCGGTTTCGCATGTTTTTTGCTGGGTTTTAGACAAAAAAACAAATTATAGAGCGCATGACCAGCCAAAAACAATGAAACTGCCATGAAAGTACCACCAAAAGCAATTAAACTTTTCATACTGACAGAGGGAAATTCATATCTATAGTACTCTAAAGAAATT
This window harbors:
- a CDS encoding glycosyltransferase, which codes for MKSLIAFGGTFMAVSLFLAGHALYNLFFCLKPSKKHAKPNANHGLVTVMIPARNEEKVIEKCLRSIMKQDYPQWEAIIYNDQSSDQTGAIADSLAKEDPRICVMHGKHLPEGWVGKNHGCYQMSQKAKGHWYLFGDSDTVYEPDAISRALATADEHGLEFLSFFPRFDNYTFGERALLPLFYFYVCSFVPLTQITTNPHPHVVAVNGSFILVKQSLYEQIGGHVAVKDKILEDVLMGRHTKSLGHKVGYGDGTSLYSVHMYDNVRGIWEGFSKNAFSFFGWNYLHATLFILFIFIFCFFPFVAIVLGWLNHNLIFLLTGLISGAVYLFTMLVLSFQMRQGLWGVIMFPISIFLSLAVIVNSMIRVATGKGLTWKGRSYAR